The Theropithecus gelada isolate Dixy chromosome 11, Tgel_1.0, whole genome shotgun sequence genome includes a region encoding these proteins:
- the TROAP gene encoding tastin isoform X2 produces MTTRQATRDPLLRGVSPTPSKIPVRSQKRTPFPTVTSCALDQENQDPRRWLQKPPLNIQRPLVDSAGSRPKAKHQAETSQRLVGIPQPRNPLEELRPSPRGQNVGPGPPAQTVLVPPPGKLFALRRSPFPPAKCHLTRRHGLYQ; encoded by the exons ATGACCACCCGGCAAGCCACGAGGGATCCCCTCCTCCGGGGTGTATCTCCTACCCCTAGCAAGATTCCGGTACGCTCTCAGAAACGCACGCCTTTCCCCACTGTTACATCGTGCGCCCTGGACCAGGAGAACCAAGATCCAAGG AGATGGTTGCAGAAACCACCGCTCAATATTCAACGCCCCCTCGTTGATTCAGCAGGCTCTAGGCCCAAAGCCAAGCACCAGGCAGAGACATCACAAAGATTGGTGGGGATCCCTCAGCCTCGGAACCCCTTGGAGGAGCTCAGGCCTAGCCCTAGGGGTCAAAATGTGGGGCCTGGGCCCCCTGCCCAGACAG TCCTGGTTCCACCTCCTGGAAAGCTCTTTGCTCTTAGAAGATCTCCCTTTCCTCCAGCAAAATGTCATCTCACCAGGCGCCATGGCTTGTACcagtaa
- the TROAP gene encoding tastin isoform X3 codes for MTTRQATRDPLLRGVSPTPSKIPVRSQKRTPFPTVTSCALDQENQDPRRWLQKPPLNIQRPLVDSAGSRPKAKHQAETSQRLVGIPQPRNPLEELRPSPRGQNVGPGPPAQTGAMACTSNHSYSGG; via the exons ATGACCACCCGGCAAGCCACGAGGGATCCCCTCCTCCGGGGTGTATCTCCTACCCCTAGCAAGATTCCGGTACGCTCTCAGAAACGCACGCCTTTCCCCACTGTTACATCGTGCGCCCTGGACCAGGAGAACCAAGATCCAAGG AGATGGTTGCAGAAACCACCGCTCAATATTCAACGCCCCCTCGTTGATTCAGCAGGCTCTAGGCCCAAAGCCAAGCACCAGGCAGAGACATCACAAAGATTGGTGGGGATCCCTCAGCCTCGGAACCCCTTGGAGGAGCTCAGGCCTAGCCCTAGGGGTCAAAATGTGGGGCCTGGGCCCCCTGCCCAGACAG GCGCCATGGCTTGTACcagtaatcacagctactcaggaggctaa
- the TROAP gene encoding tastin isoform X1: MTTRQATRDPLLRGVSPTPSKIPVRSQKRTPFPTVTSCALDQENQDPRRWLQKPPLNIQRPLVDSAGSRPKAKHQAETSQRLVGIPQPRNPLEELRPSPRGQNVGPGPPAQTEAPGTIEFVADPAALATILSGEGVKSCHLGRQPSLAKRVLVRGSQGGTTQRGQGVRASAYLAPRTPTHRLDPARASCFSRLEGPGPRGQTLCPQRLQALISPSGPSFHPSTRPSFQELRRETAGSSRTSVSQASGLLLETPVQPAFSLPKGEHEAVTRSDEGSVASLGLAQRVPLRENREMTHTRDSRDSHLMPSPAPVAQPLPGHVVPCPSPFGRAQRVPSPGPPTVTSYSVWRRLTIQPKTRFTPMPSTPRVQQARWLSGVSPQSCSEDPALPWEQVAVRLFDQESCIRSLEGSGKPPVATPSGPHSNRTPNLQEVKIQRIGILQQLLRQEIEGLVGGQCAPLNGGSSLDMVELQPLLTEISRNLNATEHNSGTSHLPGLLKCSGLPKPCLPEECREPQPCPPAEPGPPEAVCRSEPGTPEPSPQEQLEVPEPCPPAEPRPPESCCRSKPEIPEPSRQEQLEVPEPCPPAEPRPPESCCRSEPEIPEPSQQEQLEVPEPCPPAEPSPLQPSTQGQSGPPEPYPRVELGASEPCTLEHRSPESSLPPCCSQWAPATTSLIFSSQHPLCASPPICSLQSLRTPAGQAGLSSLAPRTLALRERLKSCLTAIHCFHEARLDDECAFYTSRAPPSGPTRVCTNPVATLLEWQDALCFIPVGSAPRGSPS; encoded by the exons ATGACCACCCGGCAAGCCACGAGGGATCCCCTCCTCCGGGGTGTATCTCCTACCCCTAGCAAGATTCCGGTACGCTCTCAGAAACGCACGCCTTTCCCCACTGTTACATCGTGCGCCCTGGACCAGGAGAACCAAGATCCAAGG AGATGGTTGCAGAAACCACCGCTCAATATTCAACGCCCCCTCGTTGATTCAGCAGGCTCTAGGCCCAAAGCCAAGCACCAGGCAGAGACATCACAAAGATTGGTGGGGATCCCTCAGCCTCGGAACCCCTTGGAGGAGCTCAGGCCTAGCCCTAGGGGTCAAAATGTGGGGCCTGGGCCCCCTGCCCAGACAG AGGCTCCAGGGACCATAGAGTTTGTGGCTGACCCTGCAGCCCTGGCCACCATCCTGTCAGGTGAGGGTGTGAAGAGCTGTCACCTGGGGCGCCAGCCTAGTCTTGCTAAGAGAGTACTGGTTCGAGGAAGTCAGGGAGGCACCACCCAGAGGGGCCAG GGTGTTCGGGCCTCTGCATATTTGGCCCCCAGAACTCCCACTCACCGACTGGACCCTGCCAGGGCTTCCTGCTTCTCAAGGCTGGAGGGACCAGGACCTCGAGGCCAGACTTTGTGCCCCCAGAGGCTACAGGCTCTG ATTTCACCTTCAGGACCTTCCTTTCACCCTTCCACTCGCCCCAGTTTCCAGGAGCTAAGAAGGGAGACAGCTGGCAGCAGCCG GACTTCAGTGAGCCAGGCCTCAGGATTGCTCCTGGAGACCCCAGTCCAGCCTG CTTTCTCTCTCCCTAAAGGAGAACATGAGGCTGTCACTCGCTCAGATGAAGGAAGTGTGGCCTCTCTTGGTCTGGCCCAGCGAGTACCATTAAGAGAAAACCGAGAAATGACACATACCAGG GACAGCCGTGACTCCCACCTGAtgccctcccctgcccctgtGGCCCAGCCCTTGCCTGGCCATGTGGTGCCATGTCCATCACCCTTTGGACGGGCTCAGCGTGTACCCTCCCCAGGCCCTCCAACTGTG ACCTCATATTCAGTGTGGCGGCGTCTCACCATTCAACCTAAAACCCGATTCACGCCCATGCCATCAACCCCCAGAGTTCAGCAG GCCCGGTGGCTGAGTGGTGTTTCCCCTCAGTCCTGCTCTGAAgatcctgccctgccctgg GAGCAGGTTGCCGTCCGGTTGTTTGACCAGGAGAGTTGTATAAGGTCACTGGAGGGGTCTGGGAAACCACCTGTGGCCACTCCTTCTGGACCCCACTCTAACAGAACCCCCAACCTCCAGGAGGTGAAGATTCAA CGCATCGGTATCCTGCAGCAGCTGTTGAGACAGGAGATAGAGGGGCTGGTAGGGGGCCAGTGTGCCCCCCTTAATGGAGGCTCTTCTCTGGATATGGTTGAACTTCAGCCCCTGCTGACTGAGATTTCTAGAAATCTGAATGCCACAGAGCATAACTCTGGGACTTCCCACCTTCCTGGATTGTTAAAATGCTCAGGGCTGCCAAAGCCCTGCCTTCCAGAGGAGTGCAGGGAACCACAGCCCTGCCCTCCAGCGGAGCCTGGGCCGCCAGAGGCCGTCTGTAGGAGTGAGCCTGGGACACCAGAGCCCTCCCCCCAGGAACAGCTTGAGGTACCAGAGCCCTGCCCTCCAGCAGAACCCAGGCCCCCAGAGTCCTGCTGTAGGAGTAAGCCTGAGATACCGGAGCCCTCCCGCCAGGAACAGCTTGAGGTACCAGAGCCCTGCCCTCCAGCAGAACCCAGGCCCCCAGAGTCTTGCTGTAGGAGTGAGCCTGAGATACCAGAGCCCTCTCAGCAGGAACAGCTTGAGGTACCAGAGCCCTGCCCTCCAGCAGAACCCAGTCCCCTTCAGCCCAGCACCCAGGGGCAGTCTGGACCCCCAGAGCCCTACCCTAGGGTAGAGCTGGGGGCATCAGAGCCCTGCACCCTGGAACATAGAAGTCCAGAGTCCAGCCTACCACCCTGCTGCAGTCAGTGGGCTCCAGCAACCACCAGCCTGATCTTCTCTTCCCAACACCCGCTTTGTGCCAGCCCCCCTATCTGCTCACTCCAGTCTCTGAGAACCCCGGCAGGCCAGGCAG GCCTCAGCAGTCTGGCCCCTCGAACCCTAGCCCTGAGGGAGCGCCTCAAATCGTGTTTAACCGCCATCCACTGCTTCCATGAGGCTCGTCTGGACGATGAGTGTGCCTTTTACACCAGCCGAGCCCCTCCCTCAGGCCCCACCCGGGTCTGCACCAACCCTGTGGCTACATTACTCGAATGGCAGGATGCCCTG TGTTTCATTCCAGTTGGCTCTGCCCCCCGGGGCTCTCCATCATGA